From one Syntrophales bacterium genomic stretch:
- a CDS encoding carbohydrate kinase family protein, giving the protein MNVIVSGSLAYDRIMVFEGFFSDHILPEKVHMLNVCFQVNGMKENVGGTAGNIAYALSLMGERPIISATIGHDYHRYFGRLAKSGISTENIRIIEDEFTAGAYITTDLTDNQITGFNPGAMKHSSRLNFDAFDPLETLVIVSPGNKEDMMNYPRACRERGIAYVFDPGQSLPMWGAEELVRALEGCRVLICNDYELDLVMTRTGLKKESLLEKAGSIITTLGKAGSLVSTKDSDVKIPAAEPRVVEDPTGAGDAYRGGLLCGLLRGKTLEESALVGSVCSSFAVESYGTQEYSFTPHEFSERFSRCYSGHSFKWHREDAMASRAV; this is encoded by the coding sequence GATAATGGTGTTTGAGGGATTCTTTTCCGACCACATCCTGCCGGAAAAAGTCCACATGCTCAATGTGTGTTTCCAAGTTAACGGGATGAAGGAAAACGTGGGGGGTACGGCAGGCAATATCGCTTACGCGCTCTCCCTTATGGGTGAACGACCGATCATCTCCGCCACTATCGGTCATGACTACCATCGATATTTCGGGCGATTGGCGAAAAGCGGTATTTCGACGGAAAACATCAGGATAATCGAAGATGAATTCACGGCCGGTGCCTATATTACCACCGATCTGACGGATAACCAGATCACGGGGTTCAATCCCGGCGCCATGAAGCATTCTTCCCGCCTGAACTTCGACGCGTTCGATCCCCTGGAAACGCTTGTCATCGTGTCCCCGGGAAATAAGGAAGACATGATGAACTATCCGCGGGCCTGCAGGGAACGGGGAATAGCCTATGTGTTCGACCCGGGACAATCGCTGCCGATGTGGGGTGCGGAGGAGCTGGTCCGGGCACTGGAAGGGTGTCGTGTACTGATTTGCAATGATTACGAACTCGATCTGGTTATGACCAGAACGGGGCTGAAAAAAGAATCCCTGCTGGAAAAAGCGGGGAGTATAATCACCACCTTGGGAAAGGCGGGATCGCTGGTTTCCACGAAGGACAGCGACGTCAAGATTCCCGCCGCTGAGCCGAGGGTGGTAGAAGATCCCACGGGTGCCGGTGATGCCTATCGGGGCGGTTTGCTCTGCGGTCTGCTGCGGGGGAAAACTCTCGAGGAATCGGCCCTGGTGGGAAGCGTGTGCTCCTCCTTCGCGGTGGAAAGCTATGGCACCCAGGAATACAGCTTTACTCCCCATGAGTTCAGCGAACGATTTTCGCGCTGTTATTCCGGGCATTCTTTCAAATGGCATCGGGAAGATGCCATGGCCTCCCGTGCCGTGTAA